The following proteins are encoded in a genomic region of Hymenobacter siberiensis:
- a CDS encoding transposase family protein, which translates to MHAVKEIVISTTIRWIGFISRCYGGRHHDYSVLKSILPVDKEWFKKFKVRLDLGFLGFAKDYVCRKVFIPIKKPKGKELTDEQREINTKQASERITVEHSIGGLKRYRILEDRLRLHNLNLYNDVLGVCAGLWNFSLNL; encoded by the coding sequence ATGCACGCCGTAAAAGAGATAGTTATTTCAACGACCATCCGCTGGATTGGTTTTATCAGCCGTTGTTACGGCGGAAGACACCACGACTACAGTGTGCTAAAAAGCATTTTACCAGTTGATAAAGAGTGGTTTAAAAAGTTCAAGGTGCGGTTGGACCTGGGGTTTTTGGGCTTCGCGAAAGACTACGTTTGCCGGAAAGTTTTTATTCCTATCAAAAAGCCGAAAGGGAAAGAACTCACCGATGAACAACGAGAAATAAATACAAAACAAGCAAGTGAACGAATTACCGTAGAGCATAGCATTGGCGGATTGAAACGTTATCGAATTTTGGAAGACCGATTACGTTTGCATAATTTGAACCTGTACAATGACGTGCTGGGAGTGTGTGCGGGCTTGTGGAATTTCAGCTTAAATCTGTGA
- the preA gene encoding NAD-dependent dihydropyrimidine dehydrogenase subunit PreA, with translation MPDLSINFAGIKSPNPFWLASAPPTNSGYQIMKAFDAGWGGAVWKTLGVPVVNVSSRYGGLNYRDKRLIGFNNIELISDRPLSHNLREIEEVKKRFPNHAVIASLMVQTRQEWHDIVRQSQDAGADGFELNFGCPHGMCERGMGSAVGQEPKILQMIVEWVMEVATKPVIVKLTPNISDITEPAMAARRGGADAISLINTIQSIVGVDLDQFAPYPIVDGKGSNGGYCGPAVKPIALNMVKNCAQHPDIKLPISGIGGIETWRDAVEHILLGASSVQVCTAAMHYGFGIIREMTSGLEQYMVEKGFNTIYDMVGKALPNVLHWEDLNMKYKVTANINEDKCIGCQLCYTACEDGAHQAIKLNAGTRVPEIIEENCVGCNLCSLVCPVEQCITMERTDDGTQHLTWKERTAAGTAPTVFEDEKAGGRHHWVPEPSAALGKERHKTLPGKARLYSGETVLPAEAE, from the coding sequence ATGCCTGACCTCTCCATAAACTTCGCCGGCATTAAATCGCCGAATCCTTTCTGGCTGGCTTCGGCCCCGCCTACCAATTCCGGCTACCAAATCATGAAGGCGTTTGATGCCGGCTGGGGCGGTGCGGTTTGGAAAACGCTGGGTGTGCCCGTCGTGAACGTTTCGAGCCGCTACGGCGGGCTGAACTACCGCGACAAGCGCCTCATCGGCTTCAATAACATCGAGCTGATTTCGGACCGGCCGCTTTCGCACAACCTGCGCGAGATTGAGGAAGTGAAAAAGCGCTTCCCCAACCACGCCGTCATCGCCTCGCTCATGGTGCAGACGCGGCAGGAGTGGCACGACATCGTGCGCCAGAGCCAGGACGCGGGCGCCGACGGCTTCGAGCTGAACTTTGGCTGCCCGCACGGCATGTGCGAGCGCGGCATGGGCTCGGCAGTAGGGCAGGAGCCCAAGATTCTGCAGATGATTGTGGAGTGGGTGATGGAAGTGGCCACTAAGCCCGTCATCGTGAAGCTCACCCCAAATATCTCCGACATCACCGAGCCGGCCATGGCCGCCCGGCGCGGCGGGGCCGATGCCATTTCGCTCATCAACACCATTCAGAGCATTGTGGGCGTTGACCTTGACCAGTTTGCTCCGTACCCGATTGTGGACGGCAAGGGCAGCAACGGCGGCTACTGCGGCCCGGCCGTGAAGCCCATTGCCCTGAACATGGTGAAAAACTGCGCCCAGCACCCCGATATCAAGCTGCCCATTTCGGGCATTGGCGGCATCGAAACCTGGCGCGATGCGGTAGAGCATATCCTGCTGGGCGCCAGCAGCGTGCAGGTATGCACGGCGGCCATGCACTACGGCTTCGGCATCATTCGGGAAATGACCTCGGGGCTGGAGCAGTACATGGTGGAGAAGGGCTTCAATACCATTTACGATATGGTGGGCAAGGCCCTGCCTAACGTGCTGCACTGGGAAGACCTGAACATGAAGTACAAGGTGACGGCCAACATCAACGAGGATAAGTGCATTGGCTGCCAGCTGTGCTACACGGCCTGCGAAGACGGTGCCCATCAGGCTATTAAGCTCAATGCGGGTACCCGCGTACCCGAAATCATCGAGGAAAACTGCGTGGGCTGCAACCTGTGCTCGCTGGTGTGCCCCGTTGAGCAGTGCATTACCATGGAGCGCACCGACGATGGCACCCAGCACCTCACCTGGAAGGAGCGCACCGCCGCCGGCACCGCGCCCACCGTGTTTGAGGACGAAAAGGCCGGCGGCCGCCACCACTGGGTGCCCGAGCCCAGCGCCGCCCTGGGCAAGGAGCGCCACAAAACGCTGCCCGGCAAAGCCCGCCTGTATTCGGGCGAAACGGTATTGCCAGCGGAAGCTGAGTAA
- a CDS encoding XdhC family protein, translating into MTELQRLLLAYDRHRAEARPCALATVVEVLGSAYRRPGARMLVTEDGELTGAISGGCLEGDARQRARQAIFRGQPALVTYDTRDEDDPRHGLGPGCQGVVRILLEPLDFTAPDNPVELLRGFAQHPEPAVLATVFETDTSGLKAAVGQRVLLSAAGALRGSPLLAGPLAGAARATLAQGLSQVLDIETDAGPVRALLEVLVPPLRLVVYGAGNDAQPLVHLAASLGWHITVVDGRPNLATAARFPEAAEVRIVPVRELETQVPDAGAYHVLLSHNYAYDLAALQTLLPTAAPYIGLLGPRAKAGRLLEELELPAAETADLLQNRLHSPIGLDFGSETPEEIALAIVAEIQAQRHQRNGRPLRERVGTVHAPLVPLMASAAGAAG; encoded by the coding sequence ATGACCGAACTGCAACGCCTGCTCCTCGCCTACGACCGCCACCGCGCCGAGGCCCGCCCCTGCGCCCTGGCCACGGTGGTCGAGGTGCTGGGCTCGGCCTACCGCCGCCCCGGCGCCCGCATGCTCGTCACCGAAGACGGCGAGCTGACCGGGGCCATCAGCGGCGGCTGCCTGGAGGGCGATGCCCGCCAGCGGGCCCGTCAGGCCATTTTCCGGGGCCAGCCCGCGCTGGTCACCTACGATACCCGCGACGAGGACGACCCGCGCCATGGCCTCGGCCCCGGCTGCCAGGGCGTGGTCCGCATCCTGCTGGAGCCGCTGGATTTTACTGCGCCCGACAACCCCGTGGAACTGCTGCGCGGGTTCGCCCAGCACCCCGAGCCGGCGGTGCTGGCCACGGTGTTCGAAACTGATACTTCGGGCCTGAAGGCGGCGGTGGGGCAGCGGGTGCTGCTTTCGGCGGCCGGCGCGCTGCGCGGCAGCCCTCTGCTGGCCGGCCCGCTGGCCGGGGCCGCCCGCGCCACGCTGGCGCAGGGCCTTTCGCAGGTACTTGATATTGAAACCGATGCCGGCCCGGTGCGGGCGCTGCTGGAAGTGCTGGTGCCGCCGCTGCGCCTCGTAGTGTACGGCGCGGGCAACGACGCTCAGCCGCTGGTTCACCTGGCTGCCTCGCTCGGCTGGCACATAACGGTGGTGGATGGCCGCCCCAATCTGGCCACGGCCGCCCGTTTCCCGGAGGCGGCGGAGGTTCGCATTGTGCCCGTGCGCGAGCTGGAAACGCAGGTGCCCGATGCGGGTGCTTACCACGTTCTGCTCAGCCACAACTACGCCTACGATTTGGCCGCGCTGCAAACCCTGCTGCCCACGGCCGCGCCCTACATCGGCCTGCTGGGGCCCCGCGCCAAAGCCGGCCGGCTGCTGGAAGAGCTGGAATTGCCTGCAGCTGAAACCGCCGATTTGCTGCAAAACCGCCTGCACAGCCCCATCGGCCTCGATTTTGGCAGCGAAACGCCCGAAGAAATAGCCCTGGCCATCGTAGCCGAAATTCAGGCCCAACGCCACCAGCGCAACGGCCGGCCGCTGCGCGAGCGGGTCGGTACGGTGCATGCCCCGCTGGTACCGCTGATGGCCTCGGCGGCCGGTGCGGCTGGTTAA
- a CDS encoding nitrilase-related carbon-nitrogen hydrolase: MPRIIKSGLIQMSLPMTEGEGTIAEIMQAMEAKHIPLIEEAGRQGVQILCLQEIFNTPYFCPGQDKAWYASAESVPGPTTDRMAEYAKKYNMVMIVPVYEREQAGFLYNTAAVIDADGTYLGKYRKNHIPHTTGFWEKFFFKPGNLGYPVFQTKYAKVGVYICYDRHFPDGARILGLNGAEIVYNPSATVAGLSQYLWKLEQPAHAAANGYFMGCINRVGEEKPWNLGRFYGTSYFVDPRGQIIAQADEYKDELLIAEFDLDMIEEVRNTWQFFRDRRPETYEKLVEL; the protein is encoded by the coding sequence ATGCCCAGAATAATCAAATCCGGCCTCATCCAGATGAGCCTGCCGATGACCGAAGGCGAAGGCACGATTGCCGAAATCATGCAGGCCATGGAAGCCAAGCACATTCCGCTCATTGAGGAAGCCGGCCGCCAGGGCGTGCAGATTCTCTGCTTACAGGAAATTTTCAATACCCCGTATTTCTGCCCCGGCCAGGATAAAGCCTGGTACGCCTCGGCCGAATCGGTGCCCGGCCCGACGACGGACCGCATGGCTGAGTACGCCAAGAAATACAACATGGTGATGATTGTGCCCGTGTATGAGCGCGAGCAGGCCGGTTTTCTCTACAACACCGCCGCCGTGATTGATGCCGATGGCACCTACCTAGGCAAATACCGCAAAAACCACATTCCCCACACCACCGGCTTCTGGGAGAAATTCTTCTTCAAGCCCGGCAATCTGGGCTACCCCGTTTTCCAGACCAAATACGCTAAAGTGGGCGTGTATATCTGCTATGACCGGCACTTCCCTGACGGTGCCCGCATCCTGGGCCTGAACGGGGCCGAAATCGTGTACAACCCCTCGGCCACCGTGGCAGGCCTCTCGCAGTACCTCTGGAAGCTGGAGCAACCCGCCCACGCGGCCGCCAACGGCTATTTCATGGGCTGCATCAACCGCGTTGGTGAGGAGAAGCCCTGGAACCTGGGCCGCTTCTACGGCACCAGCTATTTCGTGGACCCGCGCGGCCAGATTATCGCGCAGGCCGACGAGTACAAGGACGAATTGCTCATCGCCGAATTCGACCTCGATATGATTGAGGAAGTGCGCAATACCTGGCAGTTTTTTCGCGACCGTCGCCCCGAAACCTACGAGAAACTGGTGGAGCTGTAG
- a CDS encoding FAD-dependent oxidoreductase, translated as MAEFFTPTTEQEFAENFAQLKPVMNRTEALYESSRCLFCFDAPCIKACPSGIDIPQFIRQINSGNDTGAARTIYEANYFGNACGKVCPTEVLCEGACVYNLQEVKPIEIGRLQSYATTKVIKSGEKLFGPGADNGKKVAVIGAGPAGISAACELRSLGYTVDVFEAKAQPSGLTVYGVAPYKITNEETLAEMAYLQAQFGYNTHFNSPIKSRDELEKLEQKYDAVFLGIGLGKTNELGLPGEDKINCTGAVEFIAELRQHHHEVAVGRKVIVLGGGNTAMDAASESSRLGAETVLLAYRRAKEEMGAYEFEYDLAKGVGVKGLFNVAPIEITGNGYVAGVKFIRTETSDGKVLEIAGSEFVEPCDMVIKATGQAKQTEFLGLIPGLKLDGKGRIIANAHTGQTSNPKYFASGDAWNGGAEVVNAAAEAKLTARGIHAYLSK; from the coding sequence ATGGCCGAATTTTTTACCCCTACCACCGAGCAGGAATTCGCGGAAAATTTCGCGCAGTTAAAGCCGGTGATGAACCGTACTGAGGCGCTTTACGAAAGCTCCCGCTGCCTGTTTTGCTTCGATGCGCCGTGCATTAAAGCGTGCCCGTCGGGAATTGATATTCCACAGTTTATTCGCCAGATAAATTCGGGTAATGATACCGGCGCAGCGCGCACCATTTACGAGGCTAACTACTTCGGTAATGCCTGCGGCAAAGTGTGCCCGACGGAAGTGCTGTGCGAAGGTGCCTGCGTATACAACCTGCAGGAAGTGAAGCCGATTGAGATTGGCCGCCTCCAGAGCTACGCTACTACCAAGGTGATTAAGAGCGGCGAAAAGCTGTTCGGTCCCGGCGCGGATAATGGGAAGAAAGTGGCCGTGATTGGAGCTGGCCCGGCTGGTATATCTGCCGCTTGCGAATTGCGTTCACTAGGCTACACGGTCGATGTTTTTGAAGCCAAAGCGCAGCCTTCGGGCCTGACGGTATACGGTGTCGCACCCTATAAAATTACCAACGAAGAAACGCTGGCTGAAATGGCTTATTTGCAGGCGCAATTCGGCTACAATACCCACTTTAATTCGCCGATAAAATCGCGTGATGAGCTGGAGAAGCTGGAGCAGAAATACGATGCTGTTTTTCTCGGAATTGGCCTTGGTAAAACCAACGAATTAGGTTTGCCCGGTGAGGATAAAATCAATTGTACGGGTGCCGTTGAATTTATCGCTGAATTGCGCCAGCACCATCACGAAGTTGCGGTGGGCCGCAAGGTGATTGTGTTGGGTGGCGGCAACACTGCCATGGATGCCGCTTCGGAATCGTCGCGTTTGGGTGCAGAAACGGTGCTGCTGGCCTACCGCCGTGCCAAGGAGGAAATGGGGGCTTACGAGTTCGAGTACGACCTGGCCAAAGGCGTGGGGGTGAAAGGTTTGTTCAACGTGGCTCCAATCGAAATTACGGGCAACGGCTACGTGGCGGGCGTGAAATTTATTCGCACCGAAACCAGTGATGGCAAGGTGTTGGAAATTGCCGGCTCTGAGTTTGTGGAACCCTGCGACATGGTGATTAAAGCCACCGGTCAGGCTAAGCAGACGGAGTTCTTGGGCCTGATTCCCGGCCTGAAACTGGATGGTAAGGGCCGCATCATCGCCAATGCCCACACCGGCCAGACGTCGAACCCGAAGTATTTCGCCTCCGGCGATGCCTGGAATGGCGGCGCCGAAGTAGTGAACGCGGCGGCCGAGGCGAAGCTCACGGCGCGGGGTATTCACGCTTACCTGAGCAAGTAA
- a CDS encoding formyltetrahydrofolate deformylase, with the protein MLSVISNYEVLGDLTRKFNIPFHYLPHADRSREAHEAEALAVLAQYQPDFVLLAKYMRILTSNFMPHYSNRLINIHHSFLPAFVGASPYAQAYARGVKIIGATAHFVNEQLDQSPIIAQNVIPIDHTQSAHEMAQAGRDVEKIVLARSLRMVFDEQVFVHGNKTVIFD; encoded by the coding sequence GTGCTGTCCGTTATCAGCAACTACGAGGTGCTCGGCGACCTCACCCGCAAGTTCAATATCCCTTTCCACTACCTGCCCCACGCCGACCGCTCCCGCGAAGCGCACGAGGCCGAAGCACTGGCCGTACTGGCCCAATACCAGCCCGATTTTGTGTTGCTGGCCAAGTATATGCGCATCCTGACTTCCAATTTTATGCCGCACTACTCCAACCGGCTTATCAACATTCACCACTCCTTTCTGCCGGCCTTTGTGGGGGCCAGCCCCTACGCGCAGGCCTACGCCCGGGGCGTGAAAATTATCGGGGCCACCGCCCATTTCGTCAACGAGCAGCTCGACCAAAGCCCCATCATCGCCCAGAACGTCATTCCCATCGACCACACCCAGAGTGCCCACGAAATGGCCCAGGCCGGCCGCGACGTGGAGAAAATCGTGCTGGCCCGCTCCCTCAGAATGGTATTCGACGAGCAGGTATTTGTGCACGGCAACAAAACCGTGATTTTCGACTGA
- the hydA gene encoding dihydropyrimidinase has translation MSILLKNGRVVTADSDAVCDILIEGEIIVSIGRNLSAEGAEVIDCTGKLIMPGGIDPHVHLEMPFMGTFSSDTYETGTRAALHGGTTTVIDFILQKQGSSLRSAFEEWSGRATGNAVGDYSFHMAVTDFNPDTKEEIKDMIAEGITSFKTFMAYKGALMIDDAQMVGLMQEVKKHGGLVTAHATNGDMIDTLIAQHRAAGKLTPLYHYLSQPEVTEAEASGRFADIANYTGVNAYIVHLTCEGALNQVRRATERNQRVLVETCIQYLLLDASLYEDEANGAKWVMSPPLREKKDQATLWAGINQGLVNVVGTDHCPFTWEQKLMGKDDFSKIPNGHPAIEHRMELLFSEGVNKGRITPQKFVEITSTNAAKIFGMFPRKGTISIGADADLVIFDSDKKHKISAETHHMNCDYSGYEGWELTGKIDTVLLRGKVAVDAGETKVSKGYGQFIKRGKTNI, from the coding sequence ATGTCCATTCTCCTCAAAAACGGCCGCGTCGTCACCGCCGATTCGGACGCCGTCTGCGATATTCTGATTGAAGGCGAAATCATCGTTTCCATTGGCCGCAATTTGTCGGCTGAAGGGGCGGAGGTGATTGACTGCACCGGCAAGCTCATCATGCCCGGCGGCATCGACCCGCACGTGCACCTGGAAATGCCCTTCATGGGCACGTTTTCGTCCGATACCTACGAAACCGGCACCCGCGCCGCCCTGCACGGCGGCACCACCACCGTCATCGACTTCATTCTGCAAAAGCAGGGCAGCTCGCTGCGCTCGGCCTTCGAGGAGTGGAGCGGCCGCGCCACCGGGAACGCCGTGGGCGACTACAGCTTCCACATGGCCGTGACGGATTTCAACCCCGATACCAAGGAGGAAATCAAGGACATGATTGCCGAGGGCATCACCTCTTTCAAGACCTTCATGGCCTACAAGGGCGCGCTCATGATTGACGACGCGCAGATGGTGGGCCTGATGCAGGAAGTGAAAAAGCACGGCGGCCTCGTGACCGCCCACGCCACTAACGGCGACATGATTGACACGCTCATCGCCCAGCACCGGGCGGCCGGCAAGCTCACCCCGCTCTACCACTACCTCTCGCAGCCCGAAGTGACGGAGGCCGAAGCATCGGGCCGCTTCGCCGACATCGCCAACTACACGGGCGTGAACGCCTATATCGTGCACCTCACCTGCGAGGGTGCCCTCAACCAGGTACGCCGCGCCACCGAGCGCAACCAGCGCGTGCTGGTCGAAACCTGCATCCAATATCTGCTGCTCGACGCCTCGCTGTATGAGGACGAGGCCAATGGGGCGAAGTGGGTGATGTCGCCGCCGCTACGCGAGAAAAAGGACCAGGCCACCCTCTGGGCCGGCATCAACCAGGGCCTCGTGAACGTGGTGGGCACCGACCACTGCCCTTTTACGTGGGAGCAGAAGCTGATGGGTAAGGACGACTTTTCAAAAATACCAAACGGCCACCCCGCCATTGAGCACCGCATGGAATTGCTGTTTTCCGAAGGCGTGAATAAGGGTCGGATTACGCCGCAGAAATTCGTGGAAATTACCTCCACCAACGCTGCCAAAATATTCGGCATGTTTCCCCGCAAAGGCACCATCAGTATCGGAGCCGATGCAGATTTGGTGATTTTTGACTCTGATAAAAAGCATAAAATCTCGGCTGAAACGCACCACATGAATTGCGACTATTCCGGCTACGAAGGCTGGGAGCTGACCGGTAAAATAGACACGGTTTTGCTGCGCGGCAAAGTAGCCGTTGATGCTGGCGAAACGAAAGTTTCGAAAGGCTACGGGCAGTTCATCAAGCGTGGCAAAACAAATATTTAG
- a CDS encoding TonB-dependent receptor, whose amino-acid sequence MAPATALARPTPGPLPHHPNTNTKAAKVRRMPEPVEGHIGGAITTNAGEPLPGATVFIKGTYIGTSTNQDGHFDLTRSFANVPVELVVAYVGYETQTILLQKPEDQINVAMVPSATMLSETVVSASRVEENIMRAPVTIDKVSAKQVERISTPEVLSGLGNLAGIDVSSASMLFTSISTRGFNTAKSERVIQLVDYMDTALPSLNLSPGNLVGIPELDMESIEIVHGPASALYSSNALSGVVLFNSKDPFVYEGLSLRLRGGQRNLLDGQVRYAKKLSEKLAFKINGSVFQANDWITNNYEANNTSLNPANSPLGYDAVNRYGELSNLYTPYQNQPAVGYIVNPELYGKTVYMPGFTEQELIAGDQKTKSYRVQDAVSYLFNSNLKLTVEAKRGEGTATYQNLSRFRVKGLGTNQYWAELKSSKGFIRLYSTQDFTGSSYELTQLSARMLTLPTAEGSSLNYAQQYFGTYNQVYTQARTALGKSPVEALAIAKTAADATQLKSTDPRYTVLRDQVVNDKRPGYGAQQNFNSYLNDASAQHNFVLGHNTGLIVGGAYRQYRLGSDGLLFADTNGERILNHEFGGYAQLTQTLLDDRLKLAFAGRVDAFKNFDPSFSPRVAAVYSVGERKQHNFRASYGQAFRSPSQTDQYLLSDQRSFILLGNVGNGFQGYGFANAQGQSYTPGVTPLAGFQVSFDKLRLERVNTVEVGYKGAILPNVYVDASYFNSRYNDFIGGTAFVGNVDGTRPTEQQVNAGLQSGFTDSKASSARIIFASYNFAQEVRTQGATFALTYYLNRGLNLTGNYSLNVLDRSNLPNGFRTFFNTPKHKFNVGANGTVLKNLTYSVNYRWIEGHYQEMPFAAGQVHTYRTADAYLGYTLPKLATTLQLGGSNLFDDANIQIIGGPQIGRLVYVGLLFNVK is encoded by the coding sequence TTGGCACCTGCTACTGCGCTGGCTCGGCCCACTCCCGGGCCACTACCACATCACCCCAATACCAATACCAAAGCTGCCAAAGTACGCCGGATGCCTGAGCCGGTGGAAGGCCACATTGGCGGGGCGATAACTACGAACGCCGGCGAGCCGCTGCCCGGCGCTACCGTGTTTATCAAAGGAACGTACATTGGCACGAGCACCAATCAGGATGGGCATTTCGACCTGACCCGCTCGTTTGCCAACGTGCCGGTGGAACTGGTGGTAGCCTACGTGGGCTACGAAACGCAGACGATATTGCTGCAAAAGCCCGAAGACCAGATAAATGTGGCCATGGTGCCGAGTGCTACCATGCTGAGCGAAACGGTGGTTTCGGCCTCGCGGGTCGAGGAAAATATCATGCGGGCCCCGGTAACCATCGACAAGGTTTCGGCCAAGCAGGTAGAGCGCATCAGCACGCCGGAGGTGCTCTCGGGCCTGGGCAACCTGGCGGGTATCGATGTGAGCTCGGCCTCGATGCTGTTTACCAGCATCAGCACGCGCGGCTTCAACACGGCCAAATCGGAGCGCGTGATTCAGCTGGTGGATTACATGGATACGGCCCTGCCATCGCTCAACCTGAGCCCCGGCAACCTGGTGGGCATCCCGGAGCTGGACATGGAAAGCATTGAGATTGTGCACGGTCCGGCGTCGGCTCTGTACAGTTCGAACGCGCTGAGCGGCGTGGTGCTCTTCAATTCGAAAGACCCGTTTGTATACGAGGGCCTGAGCCTGCGCCTGCGGGGCGGCCAGCGCAACCTACTGGATGGGCAGGTACGCTACGCCAAGAAGCTGAGCGAAAAGCTGGCCTTCAAAATAAACGGTAGCGTGTTTCAGGCCAACGACTGGATTACCAACAACTACGAGGCCAATAATACGTCGCTTAACCCCGCGAATTCGCCCCTGGGCTATGATGCCGTGAACCGCTACGGTGAACTCAGCAATCTCTACACGCCCTACCAGAACCAGCCGGCGGTCGGCTACATCGTGAATCCGGAGCTGTACGGCAAAACTGTGTACATGCCCGGCTTCACGGAGCAGGAGCTGATTGCGGGCGACCAGAAAACGAAGTCGTACCGGGTGCAGGACGCGGTGTCGTACCTCTTCAACAGCAACCTGAAGCTGACCGTGGAGGCCAAGCGCGGCGAAGGCACTGCCACTTACCAAAACCTGAGCCGATTTCGCGTGAAGGGCTTGGGTACGAACCAGTACTGGGCCGAGCTGAAGAGCTCGAAGGGCTTTATTCGTCTGTACTCGACCCAGGATTTCACCGGCAGCAGCTACGAGCTGACCCAGCTTAGCGCCCGGATGCTGACGCTGCCCACCGCCGAAGGCAGCTCGCTGAACTACGCGCAGCAGTATTTTGGCACCTACAACCAGGTGTACACGCAGGCCCGCACTGCCCTGGGCAAAAGCCCGGTCGAAGCCCTGGCCATTGCCAAAACGGCCGCCGATGCCACCCAGCTCAAGAGCACCGACCCGCGCTACACGGTGCTGCGCGACCAGGTGGTGAATGATAAACGCCCCGGCTACGGTGCCCAGCAAAATTTCAACTCGTACCTGAATGATGCCAGCGCCCAGCACAACTTCGTGCTCGGCCACAATACCGGTCTGATTGTGGGCGGGGCCTACCGCCAGTACCGGCTGGGGTCGGATGGCTTGCTCTTTGCCGATACGAACGGGGAGCGCATTCTGAACCACGAGTTTGGTGGCTACGCCCAGCTCACCCAAACGCTGCTCGACGACCGCTTGAAGCTGGCCTTCGCGGGCCGGGTCGATGCGTTCAAGAATTTCGACCCTTCGTTTTCGCCCCGCGTGGCCGCCGTGTACTCGGTGGGCGAGCGCAAGCAGCATAACTTCCGGGCCAGCTACGGGCAGGCCTTCCGCAGCCCCTCGCAAACCGACCAGTACCTGTTGTCGGACCAACGCTCGTTCATTCTGTTGGGCAACGTGGGCAATGGCTTTCAGGGCTACGGCTTCGCCAATGCCCAGGGGCAGTCGTACACGCCGGGCGTGACGCCGCTGGCCGGCTTCCAGGTATCGTTCGACAAGCTGCGCCTGGAGCGCGTGAACACGGTGGAAGTGGGCTACAAGGGCGCAATTCTGCCGAATGTGTACGTTGATGCCAGCTATTTCAACAGCCGCTACAACGACTTTATCGGCGGCACGGCATTCGTGGGCAACGTGGACGGCACCCGCCCCACCGAGCAGCAGGTGAATGCCGGCCTGCAGTCGGGTTTCACCGATTCCAAGGCCTCGTCGGCCCGTATCATTTTCGCTTCCTACAACTTCGCCCAGGAGGTACGGACGCAGGGGGCCACCTTCGCCCTGACCTACTACCTGAACCGTGGCCTGAACCTGACCGGCAACTACTCGCTGAATGTGCTGGACCGCAGCAACCTGCCCAATGGTTTCCGCACGTTCTTCAACACGCCGAAACACAAGTTCAACGTGGGAGCCAACGGTACCGTGCTGAAAAACCTGACCTACTCGGTGAACTACCGCTGGATTGAAGGCCACTACCAGGAAATGCCCTTCGCCGCCGGCCAGGTGCACACTTACCGCACCGCCGATGCCTACCTGGGCTACACGCTGCCCAAACTCGCCACCACGCTGCAGCTCGGCGGCTCGAACCTGTTCGATGACGCGAACATCCAGATTATCGGCGGCCCGCAAATTGGCCGGCTGGTGTACGTGGGCTTGCTGTTCAACGTGAAGTAA